Part of the Chloroflexota bacterium genome is shown below.
CGCGAAGCATTTAAGGCCTTTGTGTTGCACCAAGAACGCTTGCAATTGCTACGCAAAAAACTTGGCGAAAAGTTGGTTACCGAAGATCAAGCAACCAAGGAAATTTATGCCGATGCGCAGCAAATTTTCGTAACTGCGAATATTACCGACCCAACCAACCCCATGACTGTAACCCAATGGGCGCAAGCCAAAGCCAAAATCGATGATATTGCTGCCCAGTTGACCGATACGGCTAGCTTTACTGATGTGCAAGTGTTGAATACCAACGATAATGCAGTCGATAATCCAGCCACAGGCATGCGACCACTAACTCAATTTGATGCCTTGGGAATTACCCAGCCAATTTCAACCCAAGAAGTTGGGGTAATTGGCAAGCCCTATCAATCGACCCAAGGCTGGCACATTATTTTGGTGCATCAGCGTGAATTGCGCCCAAGTCAAACTGATTTGACCACCAAGCGCGATGAGGCTGTGCTTAAGTGGGTTGAGGAAAAACGGACTGCTGCCGCTGTGCAACGTTTCCCTGAGCCAACCGCAACGACCGTTCCCCCAACGATCGAGCCAATTCCAACCACGATTCCGCAGCCAACTACCGATCCGGCGGCAGTTACTGCAACTCCAACTGGCGAGGCTGTTCCAACGGAAGCAGTAACGCCAACACCATAAGCAAAAACAGGTAGAATAGTGGCGGGTCAATGGCGACCCGCCACTTGTTGTTTAATCTGAGGAGTTTCCATGAATCGATGGTGGGCCAAACGAACGATGCGGGTATGGGTTGCCCTAGCAATTACCGTGCTGATCATTGGCGCAACGATTTGGGCAACGATGCAATTGCTCGCTGATATTTCTGGCGCTGCAACCGCATGGCGCATCGATTTAACGACGTTTGCTTGGTTTGCATCAGCAGTTTCGGGCTTTTTGATTAGCGTGATTATGCTGTATCGGGTTGGCAGTGCCTTAACCTTGCACTATCGCGTTGATCGCAATGCCTTGACGATTCACTGGTTGGGCAATACTGCGGTTGTGCCGATGAACTTGATTACAGCGGTTGAGCCAAGTGTTGATGTCAAGCAAAAGCCTGGGTTGCTCACGCGTTTTGGCTATACCAGTGGCGTTGGTCAGGCCAATGATGAGCAGGTTTTGAATTTCTTTAGTACCCAACCCGCCGAACAAGCCCTGCTTTTGCGCACGACTGGCGGCAGTTATGTCATTACCCCAGCCCAACGTGATAGCTTCATCCAAGAGGTCGAAAGCCGCCTCAATTTGGGGGTGGTGCAAGTTCAAAGTGAAGGGGTGGTGCGTTCCACGCGGATTGCCTATGATTTTTGGTTGAATAATGCGGTGCGTTGGGCGCTGGTGGTTGGGCTATTGCTCAATTTTGCAGTTTGGGGCTTAATTGCTTGGCGCTATAATCAACTGCCGCTTGAAGTGCCAATCCGAATTGATGCAACTGGTGCGGTTAGTGGAGTCGAAGCCCGCGAACAACTATTAGCCTTGCCCTTGGTTGGCTTGCTCGCTTGGCTGATCAATGCTGGCTTTGGGGCTTTGGTCTATCGCACGTCACGGGCTGGGGCGTTTGCTTTATTAATTGGTAGCTCGGTGGTTCAACTCTTTTTAGGGGTAGCAGTTTGGGTGGTGGTGCGCGGCTAGCTCTAATCAACCAGCCGCGCATTGCGATTAAAGTTTGCCGCGTGAACGCCCTTTGACTTTGCGCTTGCCTGGATCTTCAGCCACGACCACTGCTCTAGCCCGTGGCTTGTGATTAACACTCTCAAGCAAGGCCGTGTTGTCGATCAAGGCTAGGGTTTGGCGCATTTCAGTCAGTTGGTCGCGCAGCAAGGCCGCTTTTTCAAACTCTAGATCTTTGGCGGCTTGTTTCATCTGCTTTTCAAGCTCGTTGATAACTTTGAAGAGTTCTTCTTTGGTCATGCTGTCGGGGTTGGCTGCGGTTTGGTAGGCTGCTGGTTTTTCAGCAACTTTCTTCATGCCTTCGGTCAAGTCGCGTACTGCTTTGACGATCCCCTTGGGTTCGATGCCATGTTGTTGATTATAGCGCTCTTGAATTTGGCGACGGCGACGGGTTTCGCTGATTGCATAATCCATGGCAGGGGTAATTGTATCGGCATACATCAGCACCGTGCCATCGATGTGGCGGGCAGCCCGCCCAATAATTTGGACCAACGATGATTCAGAGCGTAAGAATCCCGCTTTATCAGCATCGAGAATTGCCACCAACGAAACTTCAGGCAAATCTAAGCCTTCGCGCAACAGGTTGATCCCCACCAGCACATCAAAAACACCCAAACGTAAATCACGCAGAATGTCGATTCGCTCAATCGTATCAACATCAGAGTGGAGATATTGGGTGCGCACACCCATTTCTTTGAGATAATCGGTCAGGTCTTCGGCCATGCGCTTGGTTAGGGTTGTGACCAATACCCGCGAGCCAGTATCAACCCGCTGTTTGATTTCGCCCAGCAAATCGTCGATTTGGCCACGGGTGCGCCGCACTTCAACCATAGGGTCGAGCAAGCCAGTTGGCCGAATAATTTGCTCAACTACCTGTTCATGATGTTGATATTCGTAGACCCCAGGCGTAGCTGAAACATAAATTGCTTGATGCACATGCTTGGAAAATTCATCAAACATCAAGGGGCGGTTATCAAGCGCCGAGGGCAAACGGAAGCCAAAATCGACCAAGGTTTGCTTACGCGAACGGTCGCCATTGAACATCCCACGAATTTGCGGCACTGAAATATGCGATTCGTCGATCACCAAGAGAAAATCATCAGCAAAGTAATCGAGCAATGTCCATGGCGTTTGGCCTTCGCTGCGCCGATCCATATGCCGACTGTAGTTTTCAATCCCTGAGCAGTAGCCCAATTCTTCCATAATTTCGAGATCGTAGAGTGTGCGCTGTTTGAGCCGTGCCGCTTCAAGCACTTTGCCTTCGCCTTCGAGATGAGCTAATTGCTGCTCAAGCTCAAGCCGAATATCGCCAATTGCTGCCTGCATTTTGTCGGCGTTGGGAATAAAGTGCTTGGCTGGAAAGACTTCGATTTGCTCTTTTTGGGTCAAAATCTCGCCCGTCAAGGGATCAACCTCGACCATGCGCTCAATTTCATCGCCCCACATCTCGATCCGAAAGGCGCTTTCAGCATTGGCCGGAAAGATTTCGAGCGTATCGCCACGCACGCGGAAAGTGCCACGGTGAAAATCAAGATCGTTGCGCTCAAATTGCAGATCGATCAGCGTTCGCAGCACTTTATCGCGATTACGAATCTCGCCAGTTTTAAGCTTGAGCGCAACTTGCCCGTAATCAGTTGGCGAGCCAAGCCCGTAGATCGCCGAAACCGAGGCCACGATAATCACATCGCTGCGGGTAAACAGCGCTTGGGTTGCTTCGTGGCGCAAACGATCGATTTCTTCGTTGATTTGCGCTTCTTTTTCAATATACAAATCCTTCGATGGCACGTAGGCTTCGGGGGTATAGGCATCGTAGTAGGAGACAAAATAGCCTACGGCATTCTCAGGAAAAAATTCTTTGAACTCAGCATACAACTGCGCTGCGAGGGTTTTGTTGTGCGCCATCACCAAGGTAGGCCGTTGAACTTGCTCAATTACCCGCGCAATTGTATGAGTTTTGCCAGTCCCTGTTGCCCCCAATAAGGTTTGGTGGACAAGCCCGCTATTTAATCCATTGACTAATTGGGCAATCGCCTGTGGTTGATCGCCACGCGGTTCGTAGGGTGCATGGACTTTTAATGGTGGCATACGACCTCCTAAATCACATCATTAATTATACTGTGCTTATGCTTATTTATGGTCGTTCTTGCGACTGATTATCGAACAATTGTGTTATTATAACGATTTTTTAGCATTGATTGCTAGGGGTCAGAGATCAGGCACTAGGCTTCAGGAATTAGGCTTAGGCTCTTGGATGTGGGCTATAGCAAGATCAGCCTTCGTGTTCTTCGCGGTTTCTACGCTCTTCGTGCTTGTCGTAGATCAAAACTTCTGATCCCTGACCCCTAGCTCCTAGCCTCTTTATTAAAATCGTGGATAATAGGCCTAAATCTGGTTGGGGAGGCTCGTGTGGCACGGATTTGGCGTTGGCTTGGAGCCAGTTTAATCATTATTATTGGGTTGGTATGGCTTATTCGGCAGCCACCAAGTTTGGCGCGGCAAGCGGCTCAAGCGCGTTTAGCTGGCAACTGGCATCAAGCAACTCGCTTATATCAACAATTAAACCAAACCCGGCCAAGTGTGCCCAATCAATTAGCCTTGACTGAATTGTATTTGACCCGTGGCGAGTGGCAAGCGGCTGATTATCAATTAATCGAGGTATTTCGCCAACCTCTGAATGTTGAACAACACCAACAAGCTTGGCAATTCTATGGCTGGGCTGGCTTGCAACGTGGCGATCAAGCTGCGGTTCAAACAACAATCCGTACTTTAGAATCTGATCCATGGAGCCACTTGCTACGGGCTGAATTAGCGCTGCGTGTGGGCGATTTGATTAGTGCGACCAATCAATTAAATCAGGCTCAAGCCTTGCCCCAGCCTTGGCAGAATTGGGCTTGGCTGCGCAGCGTTGAGTTGGCATTGCCCAATGATCCAAACCTTGCGCAACAATTTTTAGCCCAAATTCAACCGCAAACCAACGGCCCACGCTTGGCGAATCCATGGCAGTGGCAACAACGAATTCAACGGATGCAGCAACTTGTGCCCCAAGATCCAACCCAACGGATGCTTGGGGTGGCCAGTTTATGGAGTGAACAGGGTTTGTGGCAAGCCGCCGATCTGTTGCTTAGCCAAATTCCTGCCAGTGATCAAATGGCGAGTTTTGCCGCTAACCAACGCGCCTTGTTGCATTGGAGTGCTGGCGATAGTGCCACGGCTTTAACATTAATCGCCACGGCCCAAGCGCAATGGCCAAATGTTGCGACCCTGCCGCGCACCCAAGCCAAAATTGCCGCTAGCAGCCAACAGCTCGATTTGGCACTTGCTGCCTTGCAACAAGCGGTTAATTTGGAGCCAGCTAGTAGCGAAAATTATTTAGTTGCGGCGACGATCAGCCTAAGCCAAGGCGATTTTAATGGCACTGTCGCTGCCTATAATCAAGCGATTGCGACTGGCCCATTAAGTGGTAGTCTGGCCCTAGAGGCTGCTAATTTTTATATCAATACACCCTTGCGCCGCTGTAGCAGTGGCTTGCAGTATGCCCGCCAAGCGCTGAATACGCCAGTGGATGGGTTGGCACGGCGGGTTGTCGCCAATACTGCGTTGCAATGCTCGTTGGCGGCTGAAGCTGAAGACTTGATTTCGCCGCTCTATCAAACGAGCCCTGATGATCCTCAATTGGCCTATTTATATGCGCTTGCCCGTTGGCAACAAGCCAAGCCCGATGGCCAAATGTTGCTCAAACAAGCTGCCAATCAGGCAATTCAAACCCCCTGGCTTCAGCAAATTGAACAATATTTGAACTGAGCCAGCGCAATCAAAAATTAAGAAGATGCACCTATCTGCGTTTTGGCATAATCAAAAAATCATGCTATAATCGGATCTAACGCTAAGCAGAGAACGAAAACGCGGGCGGTGTAGCCCCCGCGTTTTTTGTGTCGTGCGCGTCGCTTGCTTGCCATTCGGGGGGTTAGGGCGACTCCGCACGCTGCGGGACGGTAACAGCAACGGGCTGTTAACCCTACATTCACCGAAAGGATACTCGTTTTAATGACTACGTTTACGGAACTTGGGCTAGGCGAAGCGACGTTGCGGGCAATTACTGAACTTGGCTATGAAGAACCAACTCCAATCCAGGCCCAAAGTATTGGTTTGATGCTCAGTGGCAATGATATTATCGCCCAAGCGCAAACAGGTACCGGCAAAACCGCTGCTTTTTCGTTGCCAACGATCGAACGGATTGATCCCAAAGCCATGGGTGTGCAAGCCTTGATCTTGACCCCAACGCGCGAATTAGCCGTCCAAGTCTCGGATGCTATTTCAGCGTATGGCAAATATTTGAATATTCGTGCCTTGCCAGTCTATGGTGGTCAACCAATTGATCGCCAACTTCGCGCTTTGAAGCGTGGGGTCAATATCGTCATTGGCACGCCTGGCCGTTTGATGGACCACATGGAACGTGGCACGCTTGATCTTTCGACCGTGCGCACCGTGGTGCTCGACGAAGCCGACGAAATGCTCAACATGGGCTTTGTTGATGATATTGAATATATTTTGGAACGCGCTCCCAAGGATCGCCAAACCGCTTTATATTCAGCTACCATGCCCGATGAAATCGCGCGTTTGGCTCGCAAATACTTGAAATCACCCCAAATGGTGACGATCGAACGCGAACAATTGACTGTGCCGCAAATTCGTCAAGTCTATTATGAAATTGGCGCACGCGATAAATTTGAAGTGCTCACACGGATTCTTGACCTTGAAATGCCAACCTCGGCGATTATTTTCTGCCGCACCAAGGCCATGGTCGATGAGCTTGGTGAAAAATTGTTGGCTCGTGGCTATGGCGCTGAATTGCTGCACGGCGATTTGAGCCAAGCTATGCGCGATCGCGTGATGAAGCGCTTCCGCGAAGAACAAGTGGAAATCTTGGTTGCAACCGATGTTGCTGCCCGTGGTTTGGATATTGAACATGTCAGCCACGTGATCAACTATGATATTCCGCTTGATCCTGAGGCCTATGTTCACCGGATTGGCCGAACTGGTCGGGCTGGCCGTTCGGGTGTTGCCGTAACCTTGGTAACTCCACGCGAACGCCGCCAACTGCGCACGATCGAACGCATGACTGGTGCTCCAATTCAGCGCTTGCGCTTGCCAACAATTGCCGATGTGGTTGCCCGCCGCCGCGAAGCATTCAAAGATAACTTGCGTGAATTGATCGAGCAACACAACGAACAAGGTGGTTTGGAGCAATATTTGGTCTTGGCTGAAGAATTGGCCGAACAATATTCACCAACCGATTTGGCTGCTGCTGCCTTCAAGATGATGCTTGGCGAACCAGATTTGACCGCCGAAGATCCTTTAGAAATGGTTGAAGACGAAGCCAACTTCGATGCTCGCCGTGGTGATCGCCGCGATAGTCGCGATAATGGTCGCCGTGGCGATCGCCGCGATAATGGTCGCGCTGGTGAACGTGGTGGCGATCGCGGTGGCGATCGTGCTGCCCGTGGGCCACGCGGTGGTGATCGCAACAACGGTGGCCGCTCGTTCCGCGAAGAAGGCATGACCCGTTTGTTTGTAGATATTGGTCGCGAACAAGGTGTGCGCCCAGCTGATATTGTTGGCGCAATTGCCAACGAATCAGGCTTGCCAGGCCGCGCAATCGGCGCAATCGACATTTTCGATAACTTCACCTTTGTTGATGTGCCAGATGATGCTGCAAACCGCGTGTTGGCTGCCCTTGGTCGAACCCAAATTCGCGGTGTGAAAATCACCCCAACCTTGGCTCGCCCACGTCGCTAAACTCATTTATTCGTCCAGTGCTTCGGCTCCTTGGTTGCTGCCAAGGAGCCGTTTTTGATTAACGTATAATTGCGCCAATCATCTTAGTGAGGTTGGCGATGCAATTCGATTTGCTTGAACGTTTGCAGCAATGGCATAACCCAGTGCTTGATCGGCTGTTTTTGTGGATTACCAATATTGGCGGCGAGGATTTTTACCTGCTGCTTGGGCCGCTGATTTTTTGGTGTGTTGGAATCAACTTAGGCGTTCGATTGTTGGTGATGTTGCTTGGCTCGTTTTATACCAATGCTTGGCTGAAAGATTGGTTTGATACTGCTCGACCTGCCGCTGCCCATCCTGAGCGATTTGTATTGAGTGAAGGCGCTAAAGCTACCGCGCTCGAAGATGATGGCTCGTGGAGTCCTTCGTTTCCCAGCGGCCATGCCCAACATACTTTGGTTTTTTGGGCGTTTGTTGGATTGTGGCTGCGCCAGCGCTGGGCTTGGGCCATGGCTGGCATTATGATTTTGCTGGTTAGCTTTTCGCGGCTCTATTTGGGTGTGCATTGGCCGATTGATATCCTTGGTGGTTGGTTTTTTGGCAGTTTAATTGTGGTTGCCAGTATCTATCTCACGCCAATTATCAGCAATTTGCCAAGCAAACAGCAAGAAGGCTTGGCCTTAGCGCTTGCCGCGATCAGTTTAATTGGCTTATTGGTCGATCCTGGTGCTGATCGAGTTAAGATGCTTGGCTTTTTGGCTGGTTCGTTGGGCACGTTGGGTTTGCAACAACGCTACGCTCAATTTCAGGTGCAAACGATTTGGTGGCGGCAATTGATCAAAATTGGGCTGGGCATTAGCATTGTATTTGTGTTGCGGGCGCTGCTCAAAAGCGTTTTGCCCGAAACGCTGATTGCTGATGGTATCCGTTATTTGATCATTGGTGTATGGACGACTTTTGGTGCACCATTGCTATTTCGTTTGACGATCGCTAAACCTGCGGCAAATTGAGCTTAATTTGTGCACCGCCCTCTGGCCGATTGCTAAACTGGGCAGTGCCACCATGCAAGAGCGCCACATGGCGAATCAAGGGCAT
Proteins encoded:
- a CDS encoding PH domain-containing protein, producing MNRWWAKRTMRVWVALAITVLIIGATIWATMQLLADISGAATAWRIDLTTFAWFASAVSGFLISVIMLYRVGSALTLHYRVDRNALTIHWLGNTAVVPMNLITAVEPSVDVKQKPGLLTRFGYTSGVGQANDEQVLNFFSTQPAEQALLLRTTGGSYVITPAQRDSFIQEVESRLNLGVVQVQSEGVVRSTRIAYDFWLNNAVRWALVVGLLLNFAVWGLIAWRYNQLPLEVPIRIDATGAVSGVEAREQLLALPLVGLLAWLINAGFGALVYRTSRAGAFALLIGSSVVQLFLGVAVWVVVRG
- the uvrB gene encoding excinuclease ABC subunit UvrB, whose translation is MPPLKVHAPYEPRGDQPQAIAQLVNGLNSGLVHQTLLGATGTGKTHTIARVIEQVQRPTLVMAHNKTLAAQLYAEFKEFFPENAVGYFVSYYDAYTPEAYVPSKDLYIEKEAQINEEIDRLRHEATQALFTRSDVIIVASVSAIYGLGSPTDYGQVALKLKTGEIRNRDKVLRTLIDLQFERNDLDFHRGTFRVRGDTLEIFPANAESAFRIEMWGDEIERMVEVDPLTGEILTQKEQIEVFPAKHFIPNADKMQAAIGDIRLELEQQLAHLEGEGKVLEAARLKQRTLYDLEIMEELGYCSGIENYSRHMDRRSEGQTPWTLLDYFADDFLLVIDESHISVPQIRGMFNGDRSRKQTLVDFGFRLPSALDNRPLMFDEFSKHVHQAIYVSATPGVYEYQHHEQVVEQIIRPTGLLDPMVEVRRTRGQIDDLLGEIKQRVDTGSRVLVTTLTKRMAEDLTDYLKEMGVRTQYLHSDVDTIERIDILRDLRLGVFDVLVGINLLREGLDLPEVSLVAILDADKAGFLRSESSLVQIIGRAARHIDGTVLMYADTITPAMDYAISETRRRRQIQERYNQQHGIEPKGIVKAVRDLTEGMKKVAEKPAAYQTAANPDSMTKEELFKVINELEKQMKQAAKDLEFEKAALLRDQLTEMRQTLALIDNTALLESVNHKPRARAVVVAEDPGKRKVKGRSRGKL
- a CDS encoding DEAD/DEAH box helicase gives rise to the protein MTTFTELGLGEATLRAITELGYEEPTPIQAQSIGLMLSGNDIIAQAQTGTGKTAAFSLPTIERIDPKAMGVQALILTPTRELAVQVSDAISAYGKYLNIRALPVYGGQPIDRQLRALKRGVNIVIGTPGRLMDHMERGTLDLSTVRTVVLDEADEMLNMGFVDDIEYILERAPKDRQTALYSATMPDEIARLARKYLKSPQMVTIEREQLTVPQIRQVYYEIGARDKFEVLTRILDLEMPTSAIIFCRTKAMVDELGEKLLARGYGAELLHGDLSQAMRDRVMKRFREEQVEILVATDVAARGLDIEHVSHVINYDIPLDPEAYVHRIGRTGRAGRSGVAVTLVTPRERRQLRTIERMTGAPIQRLRLPTIADVVARRREAFKDNLRELIEQHNEQGGLEQYLVLAEELAEQYSPTDLAAAAFKMMLGEPDLTAEDPLEMVEDEANFDARRGDRRDSRDNGRRGDRRDNGRAGERGGDRGGDRAARGPRGGDRNNGGRSFREEGMTRLFVDIGREQGVRPADIVGAIANESGLPGRAIGAIDIFDNFTFVDVPDDAANRVLAALGRTQIRGVKITPTLARPRR
- a CDS encoding phosphatase PAP2 family protein; translated protein: MQFDLLERLQQWHNPVLDRLFLWITNIGGEDFYLLLGPLIFWCVGINLGVRLLVMLLGSFYTNAWLKDWFDTARPAAAHPERFVLSEGAKATALEDDGSWSPSFPSGHAQHTLVFWAFVGLWLRQRWAWAMAGIMILLVSFSRLYLGVHWPIDILGGWFFGSLIVVASIYLTPIISNLPSKQQEGLALALAAISLIGLLVDPGADRVKMLGFLAGSLGTLGLQQRYAQFQVQTIWWRQLIKIGLGISIVFVLRALLKSVLPETLIADGIRYLIIGVWTTFGAPLLFRLTIAKPAAN